The Primulina huaijiensis isolate GDHJ02 chromosome 9, ASM1229523v2, whole genome shotgun sequence genomic interval ATTCCAACCCAAACTCAAATGATTTAAGATAAGTGAACATATCATGCAATTCAAGCTTATTCAAATCCTTTGATTTTGCATGACCACTATTTGGACATCCCACTACCTTGGGAATGTCCTCATCATTTCAAGGAAATTTATTTGTTTCCGTATTCTTTTCCAACAACATCCAATTCGATTATTATGCTGCTTACTCTCTCATCAAAGCCATAAATTGATTATCTAGGCTTTATCTCGAATCTATCAAAATTCTATATTACAACAGATTGTTCGTTTTATTTCATTTGTTCATTGCTTTCTCATAGATGAATTAGATTTTTCCAAATATCCTTTGCAGTTCAGCACATTTTAATCTTGTTGAATATATTCCTATGCAATGTATCATATATAATGTCCTTAGCCACATTATCCAAGTTGACTTTCTTCTTATATTTGATGGTCCATTATGTCCTTGGTTTTCAACCATTTGCAGTACACCTTTTGAAATGTAAATGTTTGTATTCAACTTCAAAATCTTCATTGGTCCTTCTATAATAATGTATCACAAATTGTCATCTCGTACAGCTAAAAGAGCATGCATCCTTATCTTTCAGTCATAAAAATTTTCCTTAGAGAATATTGAAATCTCGCTGGAGAAGGAAAttgtatgttttatattgttcaGATACAAGAATTAACGTGCTCTAATACCATTTGTTAGGATCGAGATATTTATTAGAGAAGggtaaataaaaaatctttataaaatctcaaaaaattcgGTTAGGTTATCAACacttgaattttaattattgacGGTCAGGTTCAGTAAACAAACATTtatgaaaatttgcgaaaaaaggCTTATTGAATCGGTTTGAACAATAAACGGTAAGGATCAAGAACAATTAGGCTAGAAAAACTGAATAAATGCacaaaataattgtttatttatgGAAGTTCGGAGAATTAAAAACTACTACGTCTTTTCTTATTTCTTTTCAGAAAGgatttcactagaagactttggtgATTACAAACAATTTGACCTACTTCACCAGGGATTTTCTCTatcctactgaaactcttagctaTTCTCACAACTTAAAACAATCTGATTAGTAAGACACTTAATATCAGTTACATATATTTTTGAACAAAATACATCTAGCAAAATTGATAATCAATTATCTGATATGAACACTAAGTGTGTGCTTCGAATTATGCTTGATCGGTTAGGCTATGTAAACTTATATCACATAATAAGACTTCTGTAAAATAATGTCGTGTTTGAATGTTCACGAAGCTGATCTAATTATAGGTAATGATCAAATATTCATCTTGTTGAATCGAATAGCCATTCCAGATATAGTAAGAATTGTGCCATGTCATCGTATTTTATGACGAAAGGTAGATTCTAATAGCGCATATGAAATCTGACATTTTAACGGATTGAAAAGATGTTATTGTACAGAGGATATTCATCTGATTTCCTCAGTTGGGCTCTGACCCTTAAAAAGAATGTTTGGACAATCTTCAGAGTCTGTTCATTGAATTACCTGATTGATTCAGTTAGATGGATAAATCAGTAGACGTTGTGAATCAGTGACATTTGATATTCAGTTGACTTCGAATATTTAATGACGCTTGAAGAtcaattatgatttaatatcaGTCTGACTTGGGAAAGCAATTACAGATGAATATTCAATATACTTTTATGAATTCAGTTTAGCTAGACTcttattaaatgtttatattaaaTCATCGAAACTTAATTGATCcaacaaatattaataaaatcggAATTCTTGCAAGTGAGCCGGAAACAAGGCATCACAGTAAACatgtaatatattatttttgaaaaaatattcaatattaaggAGAGATTTGATAATCATATTACttttaccaaaaattgaaaaataatgaataattcgaggttaattttttcaattttaaactAGCATTATTAGAAATAATTGTGCGAAAGAGGACCAATATCATTGTTAACAAAAAGAATTCATGATAGATTGAAATATAAAAACTATCAAACtaagttaaataaataattatgaagTAAACAAACAAAAATCACGTTTCCCCACAATGAATCCAACCACTGACACGTGACCTAAACGTACGTAATCTATTCTACGCACGATATGCGAGTCACGTACGATTGCccgtgtgtgtatatatttacaataatgaAAAGAAACACGATGTGGAGAATCACttcctttatttcttctttccgtttatttacatatatatccaagaaaaaatttaaaatacaaattttttggGAAGATACCACTTTCTTCACCATCTCAAATGTATAACTTAATTCATCTCGAAAACAGAAAAGAAATACATAAAATAGATAGTACTGcacacacaatatataattGTTACTTGGGTTATAAAGAAATCAATGTTAAatactatatatatgtatatatatatatatatatttcagttAAAGGCATGATGGATAAGTAGACAACATCGTTTCCATGTTTGATGAACATGGGTCAATTTCCTCCACACCGAGTTGTCCTGCTTGGTCCCAAAACACATAGCTTGGACATTGTTGAGACTCAATCAAACCCCATtcattcatttcatttttttgcaaaaaatcaAGGGCCATTTGCCCTCCTCCTCCCATATTGATGCCACAAGATTGCACTTCAATCGGGAGCATAAAATTCTCCATCAAAGGTGACAGAAGACCCGAATTGGTTGTGTTAGTAAACATCGCGATCGGTTGGAGTATTTGATCACTGGCTTGCATTTGATCAAGGTTATGGCTTATTTGCCATGACTCCGAATCCAATCCAGCAGTTTCTTGGAAAACGTGATCCATTCGAGCATTGTTATTCTCGTTTGAGTTCTCGAATGTTGAACCGATGTCAAAGATGAACGAGGCACCAGGTAATGGGATAACGGTTTCTTGGAATTGTGATTTTACGGCCATGTCTTGATTCAAGAAGTGTGGTAATTGCCTGCTTTGTTCGAATGTGAGCTGGGAAGTTTGGTCGGCGCTAGACTTAGTTTTTGTCGACGTTCTCGATGGCTTTCTTATCTTCTTTTTGATCCATGAATTCCAGTAGTTCTTTATCTCATTGTCAGTCCTTCCAGGCAAATGACTGGCTATATGAGCCCATCTACAATTCATTTTGACATGCACTTTAGTACTTGATGAAGATGCAGAGAAATAATATTGTAAGAAGAAAGACCTAAATTACACCAAGTTcttatgattatatataatatggCATACTATACATTTAGAGTAACTTAATTTGTATAATGGAAGTCCCATATATTTAATGTGTATAGTGAATTAATAAGCTATATTTTCATGTTAGTTTGAAGCTTAGTATCTAAATTAGAAATGTGTAAACGAAGCCATCTTGAAAGTCCATCTTCTATGACAAGTAATTTTGAACAAACCCTAAAATAATCCACCATAATTGAGCGCTAAACAAATCATGACATTGTCTGCTCAACAACTTCAAAATTTGTCAGCCAAAAGCTCCTAAAACATTTTTTCTGAAAGTGAAGTACAGTTATAAGCAAAACTCGATTCCGAGCAAACATGAAGTATCAAGATCTAGGCCACGGTTCGATCAAGTACAATTTCCAAGCTGAGAAATAAATAGCTTTTCTTCGATTCATTCGGaacaaacatatatcatgttcGATAGTTTCGGATACAAAGAAAAACTTGGAGTGGAAGAATACATATTTAGTCAATATATAATACCTGTTCCCTACAGCCCCATGAAGGCTGATGATTAGCTTCTCTTCTTCTTGGGTAAATCTTCCCCTTCTAATATCAGGTCTCAAATAATTTATCCATCTCAATCGACAACTCTTCCCGCATCTTTGAAGCCCTGCAAACACAAAATTTTCATGATACTACTCATTATTAGGGTTAGATcacaatatcacataaataaattaaaatatgtggaCAAAACACCAAGAAATTAAaacctattttttttattttaagtgcCCATATCCTATTTTTggtaatatttttacaaaatacaCCGGTCGATCGAAAATTCTGAAAAAACCCATATTTTGAAACCCTGGCTACAACAAGAAATGTCTTAGTTAACTTATTAGATCAAAACTACTACTCCCACAAGACCGAAACGTTGTCGGTACACATGCTGGTCGAAAAACTTAATCGGGTGGGAGGAACAGGCTAGAACGAACATGCTGGTCGAAAAACTTAATCGAGTTGGAGGAGCAGGCTAGAACGAACCTGCTTTTTCCGGGACTTCGCTCCAGCAGCCATATCCATGAGTAGTGATGAATCTTATGAGCTTTTCGTCTTCCTCCGGTGACCAAAGCCCCCTCTTCACCTTTTGCTGGTTGCAGCAAGAATGGTGTCCCATTTTTGTTTTTGGGAAGGGCCAAGTTATGTTgtatgataatttttaaaataatttactcTGAGTAAATTTCTCACTTGTTCTACTCTTAAATATGTTGGGAACCAAGCGAATCAGGTGTCCCGACAGAAAGCGTCAAAATGGACCCTAACAATAGGGCCCAGATTTTGTTCCCATCTAACCTTAAAACGACATTTTGTCAACTGTATATGTTAAGGTATAACAATTATTTTGGCAAATAATTCTACGTAGACATCATGTATTTTCTAACAAACTTTACGTAGCTGCACTTTTTCATGATCAATACGTGTTTTCAAAGTTATAGGATCTTGGGCATTTATTTTCATCAACAATGATTAAGGCCTATTTTTTTGTTGACCCTCGTAAGTAGAAACGGAAGATCATGTCTTCATCCATAGGATCCCAAGTACTGGGATCAGCCAGGCTTGGGCAGAATAGGCGAGCGAGTACAAATATTAGTAgcataacaaaattttttgaaatgatacctaattttattataaaatcttCTGCCATTAACACGACATGCACCAATTTCATACAAACCAGCAAGCCATGTTTGTTTGttgataaaattgtattttccaCTCTTGTATGCGGTTTAAgttctttattttgaaaaaatttcat includes:
- the LOC140985382 gene encoding uncharacterized protein, which translates into the protein MGHHSCCNQQKVKRGLWSPEEDEKLIRFITTHGYGCWSEVPEKAGLQRCGKSCRLRWINYLRPDIRRGRFTQEEEKLIISLHGAVGNRWAHIASHLPGRTDNEIKNYWNSWIKKKIRKPSRTSTKTKSSADQTSQLTFEQSRQLPHFLNQDMAVKSQFQETVIPLPGASFIFDIGSTFENSNENNNARMDHVFQETAGLDSESWQISHNLDQMQASDQILQPIAMFTNTTNSGLLSPLMENFMLPIEVQSCGINMGGGGQMALDFLQKNEMNEWGLIESQQCPSYVFWDQAGQLGVEEIDPCSSNMETMLSTYPSCL